TAGTTAGGCAGCGCGTCAGTCTCATAATCTGACGGTCGTGAGTTTGAGCCTCACACGGGGCAGCATGGTGGTATTATTTTTTCCCGCTGAGCCCAATTTAGGCCGCGTGTGTCAAGTGACCCAATTCCGATTTTTTCCTCCAATGTGGCACAGATCGGATATGACCCATGATCGTGTAAGCAGGAAAAAAGCACATGGATTCCGATATTTTCAGATAGGTTTTAGGCCTCAATCATATGTAGATATAAATCTGATATGAATCGGATACGTGCCGTTGtatgcctaaggccatcaaacgtaacgtgtaacttagttgacacgcgccggacggctagttatggaaGCTGCGTGCCGACgcccccaaatttttcccaggtcgcccggaGGGGCCGAAATgaaggggagagcgcccgcgatcgaacggaagcgtcatggggtGGCGGCGACACCCGGGGGACCcatgaaaaatgcccaaagtgcctaatttttgagtcacggaacgaaggcttaggcgctctcttgggcagaaccacgagggggcgactcgacATACGTTCCCAGCCTAAGCCACACGCGCCAatcaggttgcgaccgggcctcccgaagagcgAATAAgcaacccccttgcagcctacgggccggctccggaccccgacgtacacgagaagcctacgcgttccccttgtaacctattttgggcggggcttcccgctggccacgcctccatccacagaacgcctacgcatcccccttgcagcctaaacttgaggggGCCTGCCCGATGCCCCCaaagcctgcccgaagacccggatgccacccggcgccccgggggaccccgtctcggagctgactgcctcatttgagcccagcggctgtgtgacacatgcttaaacagcccaaagcccttttctttgactttcgagtcgaacGTTTACATAAAAGCGCCGGTGTGCatcgacacaatgttttctcacatctgcgattcactcNGATACGAGTATATTCTGGTGGTGGTGGACCATTTTACCAGATTCGCCCAGGCGTATCCGACAAAGGACAAATCCGGAAGGACGGCGGCTGAAAGGATATTCAATGAGTACATTCCAAGGTTTGGGTACCCTTGCCGGCTTCATCACGACCAAGGCCGCGAATTCAAGAACCATCTCTTTGCGACTTTGCAGCGGTGGACGGGTGTCAGCAACTCAAGAACAACACCGTATCATCCTCAAGCAAACCCCGCAGAACGCTTCAATCGTACCTTGCTACAGATGTTGAGGACGCTGGAGGAGAAGGAAAAGGACAGATGGAAAGATCACCTTTCAAAGGTGGTGCATGCTTAAAATTGCACCAAGCACGAGGCGACAGGATTTTCTCCATTCTTCCTTCTGTACGGACGACATCCTCGCTTGCCTATAGATCTGTTGTTTGGTTTCAGAGGAAAGGACGACCAATATTCACCTCGAGATTATGCCGAGAAGTGGGCTCAACGGATGGCTGACGCATACAAGCTAGCTTCGGACAACAGTAAACAAGCGAGTGCACGAAACAAGAAATACTACGACCAGCACCTGAGAGGCGTCGTACTACAGCCGGGGGATCGAGTTCTGGTTCGGAATCTGAGTGAACGAGGTGGACCTGGGAAGTTAAGGTCGTACTGGGAGAAGACGGTGCACGTGGTCAAGGAAAGAGTGGGAGATGGACCAGTCTACCAAGTGTACTCGGAGCTGAGTGGGAATCAGAATCCGACAGCGATACGTACCCTGCATCGGAACTTGCTTCATCTCGTGAATGACTTACCAGTAGAACTGCCATCTTCTGGAGTTGATGACCAATGTCGACTGAAGAGTAGAAAGCAAAGATTGTCAAAACCAGTGAGGCCGCATGAAGAAAAAAAGTAAAGTGATTCAAGTTCAGAGGAAAATGACGCTCCAAGAGTGTATTACTGGCTGCGTTCTTCTGACAAGGAGAGATATGAGCGAGAAAGAAATGTGCCTGATCCATACGAAAGAGGAGAAAGGAGACCGAGAAAGAGTGAGGATGAACCTGCCAGGAATGGAGAGATTACTCTAGGAGTAGAGGAAGAATACTCACCTGAGCCAGCGCCGACTCATTCATTGGTTGACTTACCTGCTGCACAGGAAACTGAGGTGATGGAGGAGGGCCAGGAAGAGATGGTACCTGTAGAGAGAGCAAGACAAGGGGTTAGTTCTATGGAACAAACTGCAGGAGATGGATATGTGAGAAGATCTAGTAGAGAAAGGAAACCTACACGGGTCTTTACTTATCCCTCATTGGGTCAGCCCAATTATGAACGGCCTGCTGAGATAGGGGTAGCTCAAATGTTGTCGACACAGCCGTTATCGTGTTATTCTAGTGGGGTACAGGGACCAGTATATGTGACTTGTGCTTACGCTCCACCTTACCAAATGGGTTCTTATCAGACGTTACCACTTTATACTGCTTTCTGGGGACATTAGGGAACTGGTACCTGCAAGAAAACCGAgttaaaaacacatacacagacatggATGTGAACAATGGGTACTTATACCtgatacattaaaaaaaaagaaaatgggtCGTATTGTAAAATGGTTTATAAGAGTTAAAGGGTCAGTGTTGTGTGGAGTCATTTCTTTTTGTCAGGGAGAGTGTGACACCCTGTTTGTGTAGTCACAGAAATGGtagtaattatttgttttttttgccaTGGACTTGATTATCTGAGTAtttgtaatattgtttaaatgagTGTTATTATGTCTAATGGTGATGTGTAGTACTGTCCGGGGACAGTAGGGGGAGATGCTGCGTTGACTGTGGGGTTTAGGGTGAGTCGCGAAGAAGAGCATTACAAGAGCGACGCCACGATATGAAGCAGCACAACTGTGTCTCTCTTTGTTTAATTTCAAACAGGTGGGTGGAAATTTATCACCAAGGACATCAAACGGTAGCAAATATGTTGATTTCATGTGTATGTTGATGCATGAGGGTGATGTACATGTTTTGAGTAGAGTTAAACGGTTTAAAAGAGATCGGTTGTAAGTTTATTAAAATGGCGTTTTACTCGCACGTGTGCGTCAGGCCTGCTACTGATGTGATAAAATATCCAAGGGGGAAGCCTTTGAAACACTGAAGACCCAGTCGAGTGTAATGTTTAGTGTGTTAATTGGGTTTATATATGTTATAGTATATTTTGTTGGTGTTTAGATGTTATTGTGTGTTTCAAGACTAgggtttaaatgtttatatagatTTATATACAGTGGTTTGCTCAATTTTACAGTTATCTTTACATACCGGAGAGATTGGAAAATGTGGTGATGTCAGAGTAAAGATGTTGAGTGATGTAAAAGAAATATAATGGAGTATAAGAAAATGGAAGACTCTTACAAGAGTGAAGTAACACGTTATGTGTGTTGGGTTATGTGAGTCACGTGTAAGGTGACATGAGATGTGTAATTGTGTTATGCAATTGTGaatattactgtaataaattACAAGAGCGACGCCACGATATGAAGCAGCACAACTGTGTCTCTTTGTTTAATTTCAAACAGGAAATTTATTCACTGCAGCACTGCCAGTCACACGGCGGGCGTGTTACAAAAAACAATGCATTGAATGCATTATGTATGATGTTATTCTATGGTTCATTGCAGCTTTGTAAACATACAGActaattatgattttttattttatgcaaatgaAAATTGAGGGATAATTTATGATGGcacaaactgtaaaaaaagtctttgaccacgattaatcacaattcTCTTTTTTTAGCCTTAGAGGAATTACATTATTACACAAGCAGCATGACACAAGACTCAAGTTTAACACAGGTGCACCACAATTCAACTCACCTCTCAGCTGCTTGCTGACCAGGGGCTGAGCCACTACGCTTTCGAGAAGCTCTCCAATGACCTGGCAAGATCTTTTTCTTGCACTTAAGGGAATACTTGGAAGGGGACTGATCAATGGAATGCAGACACGAATACAGCCGCAAGATCTCTGCTATCTCGTTGGTTGACAAAGCAGTGATAGTGCGGTTGAGGCTGATGAGGTAGCCTGCCAGGTTATCCACCGACTCCCATCCAGGAACACCTCTTGAATCACATCTACGgttctgaaaacaaaacaacaacaacaacaaaaaaacaaaatcctGCACTACAGTTCTTTGATAAACCGTTCTTCACAAATTACAAGCATCAAGTATTAGAAACTTTACCGGAGCTGATGTGCTGGGCCCAGCGCAGGACATGTCTTCAATGTCAGGACTGTGAGAGCCACCACTTGGAACACTGGTTTCCTagatcatttttaaacatttgtaagTGTACAAAACGTATTTAGAAAACAATTGAGATGCAACATTGACTGTTCAATAAGTTAACTAGTTTTAAAAACTGGTCACACATTTCAATATAGGTTCTTTAGTTAAGGATggttaatgcattaactaatattaCCTAACAATGTGCAATACATTATATACAGCTTTTTCTCACTTCCAATTACattagttaataaaaataaaattgtacttTGTTGGTTAATATTAGTTCAGATTCattaaagttagcattttaacACTTAATCATGTAATGGTCAATGTTGCAATTTACATTAGGATCAATAAATAattgagaaacattttttttcttagttcatgttaactcaTGTTGTTAGGTAATGTTaaccaataaaacattgtaaagcATTACTTAAATTGAAGgtttaaattataaaacaacTCATGTATTGCTCATGTAAACTAACATTCTTAtgcaatttaaagaaaaaataatcaagcaAATTTATATTACCAGAGATGAGGTCAATAAATCATGACTGCTGGAACTGCCAATAGTGTCTGTGTTTAAACTGATGTCCGCTGCATCACATACTGTGATATCCAGACACTCATCCTCCTGAACTTCAACCTGCATCTCTAGCAGAGTTATTTCACCTGGCTCCAGTGGATAAAGTAGGTCTCCTCTGCCAGATTGTGCCAGTAAGTACTCGACTGCTATACGCTCATCTGCCAAAAAGAGGCATCATACATTTAGTAATAAAAGGAATATAATCAGAATAAATCATAACAGTAAATGTGATGAATGTAGTGTTGCTAACGAACAACCAATTATTTGTGATTATCACatggaaagtaaaaaaaatacataaataaatgaaaatcacaaataaataaaaaactaataaaagaaataaaagaaaagaaaagaaaagaaaaactaaaacaaatacaCTGAAACCACACAGACACATCTTATAACAGTATAGATAGATAATGGACATGAGCACCATTACAGCGTTAAGGCAGCATGCAAACTCACAGCAAAGCCTGTAATTACTATTGTAAGAGAATGTAAAATATTGAGTCTTACCAGTGGGTTTCCCAGGGGCTATGAATTCTTGCAGGAGTGCAGATCCGAGGACTCGGTTGCTGAGGACATTAATGTGTGAATGATTTTCATACATTAAACGTACATCATAGATTTTAGTTTGTGATGTACCACTCATGTCCACAGCTTGATGAGCCCGGTTGATGTTCCATCTCGATGCACCCTCAAGCATGTACATCTGAGTATGTAGAGCGTTACATCTCCACCCTGTAAGGCAAAATGTTACACATTGTAAAAATACCATTATAAACCCCTCTAAGAACTACCAAAGCTGATTACTAATTAAAGCTGATTTACTTTTGACCACAATCTGTAGAAATTTTATTCCTTTAATTTTGTGGCACTTTTTCCCTGTCTTATTAAAAATGGTATTTGATGTATTGTtccgaagttagaaattcctgTATTGTGACAACACTACTTAATTACAGACATCATATTCTTGGTATTGATATATGGTATTGTCCCCATACCTGGAATGAAAGTGCACTGATGGCGATGAAAGCTTTCCAGAGAAGAGGACCCTCTGCCACACCGCAGTACATCCAGAACCTTGTCACCCTTCTGTAACCCAGAGCCCAGCTTTGTGTAAAGCTGAACACCAGGCGGGTCTTGGATGCAGGGTAAATGTTTCTGTTGTACCTCCCAAACGTGTGTCATGCTCTCTGGATTGATGATGCGCAAACCAGTCGTGTCCGTCAGCTCCCACATGGAGTCCAGCAATCCTTGTATCAAGTCACAAGTTTCTTCAACTCCACGTGTCCTCCTCCTGCAGTGCTTGGCCAGCTCACTGGAAGTGATGCTTGACAGGATTTGGGCCTCTGTTGGAATATGCCcctgatgtttttttaaaagcatgGTCTTTTTCGCTTCTTTAAGACGAGATATGTCATCCTTGTCCCATTCAAAGATACAACTGGACAACTTGGAGCAGAAAGTGCCATACAGTGGATGGTGCTCTGTTGTAAGACCAGCAGTGAACCGTCGCATGAAGTGGAAAACATCGAGACGCACTATGACCTTCCATGGTCGAAACCAGGTAAGAACTGGAGTCACACCTACACCAATGAGAAACAATGAGCGAGTTTACACATGTTCTTAGATTTCAATTTGCATCATTAAACAAATATGCTAATGCTAGTTCTAAATATTCTCTTAAGCCTCTAAATCCATCAGACGTCGCTTCCTTTAAACAAGCATTTTTGTCAGGTTCCTAGGTTCAGTTGCATTAATAGCAGATATTTCAGAATGGGCAGAGTGTGGCATTTATGTAGAGAGCATTCACTCATCATTCACTCATCAACATTATAATCTCATTTTTGACAGAGGTGtttttagagggttttgcatttgaacgaacatgaacaaaatatgaACGATGCAGATATGTGATTTATTCTCATTGAGAAACATGCCTAAAATGGTTGCTGATATGGATtagaaatgcataaatgtacacaCATTC
This genomic window from Triplophysa rosa linkage group LG10, Trosa_1v2, whole genome shotgun sequence contains:
- the LOC130560312 gene encoding uncharacterized protein LOC130560312, giving the protein MRRFTAGLTTEHHPLYGTFCSKLSSCIFEWDKDDISRLKEAKKTMLLKKHQGHIPTEAQILSSITSSELAKHCRRRTRGVEETCDLIQGLLDSMWELTDTTGLRIINPESMTHVWEVQQKHLPCIQDPPGVQLYTKLGSGLQKGDKVLDVLRCGRGSSSLESFHRHQCTFIPGWRCNALHTQMYMLEGASRWNINRAHQAVDMSGTSQTKIYDVRLMYENHSHINVLSNRVLGSALLQEFIAPGKPTDERIAVEYLLAQSGRGDLLYPLEPGEITLLEMQVEVQEDECLDITVCDAADISLNTDTIGSSSSHDLLTSSLETSVPSGGSHSPDIEDMSCAGPSTSAPNRRCDSRGVPGWESVDNLAGYLISLNRTITALSTNEIAEILRLYSCLHSIDQSPSKYSLKCKKKILPGHWRASRKRSGSAPGQQAAER